A window from Eretmochelys imbricata isolate rEreImb1 chromosome 23, rEreImb1.hap1, whole genome shotgun sequence encodes these proteins:
- the PNCK gene encoding calcium/calmodulin-dependent protein kinase type 1B — translation MLMGESWRKTTEEIGTVYDIKEKLGAGAFSEVFLAQERGSQRLVALKCIPKKALRGKELAVENEIAVLRKIQHENIVALENIYETPTHLYLAMQLVTGGELFDRIVERGHYTERDASRLVRQLLGALSCLHRLGIVHRDLKPENLLYASPFEDAKIMITDFGLSKLESDGVMATACGTPGYVAPELLEQKPYGKAVDSWALGVISYILLCGYPPFYDDNDSELFAQILKGAFEFDSPYWDDISDSAKDFIQQLLQRDPEKRYTCEQALQHPWISGDTALDKDIHGSISEQIQKNFARTQWKRAINATSFLRHITKMGQGPEADGAEEGAPAGTRGEW, via the exons atgctgatgggagagagctggaGGAAAACCACGGAGGAGATCGGCACTGTCTATGACATCAAGGAGAAACTTGGGGC CGGGGCCTTCTCGGAGGTGTTCCTGGCCCAGGAGCGGGGCTCCCAGCGGCTGGTGGCCCTGAAATGCATCCCCAAGAAGGCGCTGCGGGGCAAGGAGCTGGCTGTGGAGAATGAAATCGCCGTactcaggaa GATCCAGCACGAGAACATCGTGGCTCTGGAGAACATCTACGAAACCCCCACGCACCTGTACCTGGCCATGCAGCT GGTGACGGGGGGGGAGCTGTTCGACCGGATCGTCGAGAGGGGGCACTACACGGAGCGGGACGCCAGCCGCCTCGTCCGGCAGCTGCTGGGGGCCCTGAGCTGCCTACACCGGCTGGGGATAGTGCACCGGGACCTCaag CCCGAGAACCTGCTCTACGCCAGCCCCTTCGAGGACGCCAAGATCATGATCACGGATTTTGGGCTCTCCAAGCTGGAGTCGGACGGGGTGATGGCCACGGCCTGCGGGACCCCCGGCTACGTGG cccctgagctcctggagcAGAAGCCCTACGGGAAAGCTGTGGATTCGTGGGCCCTGGGCGTCATCTCCTACATCCT GCTGTGCGGTTACCCCCCCTTCTACGACGACAACGACTCCGAACTCTtcgcccagatcctcaaaggagcGTTCGAGTTCGACTCGCCCTATTGGGACGACATCTCGGACTCAG ccaagGATTtcatccagcagctgctgcagcggGATCCCGAGAAACGCTACACGTGTGAACAGGCCCTGCAGCACCCATG GATCTCGGGGGACACGGCGCTGGACAAAGACATCCATGGCTCCATCAGTGAACAGATCCAGAAAAACTTTGCCAGGACTCAGTGGAAG CGAGCTATCAACGCCACGTCCTTCCTGCGCCACATCACCAAGATGGGGCAGGGCCCCGAGGCCGACGGGGCGGAGGAGGGGGCTCCAGCGGGGACACGCGGGGAATGGTGA
- the LOC144278769 gene encoding semaphorin-3F-like, producing the protein MAPPAPALLLGLVLPCALAWSTPLSAPRVSLSYAELLQTRTARPFAFAFNTSDYRILLLDQDQDRLYLGARDYLVALDLHNVNREPLIIHWPASQSQQNACRMAGKGQRGECFNYVRLVGALNRTHLYACGTGACRPVCGLVHRGWRSQEYLFRMVPWSLEPGKGRCPYDPRQSSLATLVNGTLYAGLHVDFMGTDAALFRTMGPRPAVRTERHDSRWLHDPVFLRAHVVPDSSERGDDKLYFFFREKALEGAVGPGVLARVGRVCLNDDGGQRALVGKWTTFLKARLVCSVVGEDGVETFFDELRDVFLLPTQDEKNPRVYGLFSTLGSVFRGSAVCVYPLSAIRNAFNGPFAHKEGHGYEWVPYTGRVPHPRPGACPGGAFTPGLGSTREFPDELVTFVRSHPLMFDPVYPVPRRPLLVRAGLPYGFTALAVDLAQAADGRYEVLFLGTDRGTVQKVVVLPKDPGVLEELTLEEVEVFKAPVPVKTLWISSKRHQLYVSSDVGLAQLSLHRCGAYGPACADCCLARDPHCAWDGHRCARYSPAPGRRVRRQDIKHGDPLRQCRGFNAQAEQRLEEQVQFGVEGGSVFLECRPPSPRAQVRWLLQLEGGTWRPLPRERVLLQTPQGVLLGPVTPSDGGRYQCVGTENSYTRPLHRLLLRVLPRGLLGGPLPPACRSQWGRPRPGAGQGGRNGTRTGAAAFGPSPGGPDRRRDRAGASRRPPPRN; encoded by the exons ATGGCCCCCCCAGCGCCCGCCCTCCTGCTGGGGTTGGTGCTGCCCTGCGCCCTGGCCTGGTCCACCCCCCTCAGCGCCCCCCGCGTCTCCCTGTCCTacgcag agctcCTGCAGACCCGCACCGCCCGGCCCTTTGCTTTCGCCTTCAACACCAGTGACTATCGGATCCTGCTGCTGGACCAGGACCAGGACCGGCTCTACCTGGGGGCCCGCGACTACCTGGTGGCCCTGGACCTCCACAACGTCAACAGGGAGCCGCTCATC ATCCACTGGCCGGCGTCCCAGAGTCAGCAGAACGCCTGCCGCATGGCGGGGAAGGGGCAGCGG GGCGAGTGTTTCAACTACGTGCGTCTGGTCGGAGCCCTGAACCGCACCCACCTCTACGCCTGCGGGACGGGGGCCTGCCGGCCCGTCTGCGGCCTGGTGCACCGCGGCTGGCGGTCACAG gAGTACCTGTTCCGCATGGTGCCGTGGTCCCTGGAGCCGGGGAAGGGGCGCTGCCCGTACGACCCCCGTCAGAGCAGCCTGGCCACGCTCGTCA acGGGACACTCTACGCTGGGCTGCACGTGGATTTCATGGGCACCGATGCGGCCCTTTTCCGCACCATGGGCCCCCGGCCGGCCGTTCGCACGGAGCGGCACGACTCCCGCTGGCTGCAcg ACCCCGTTTTCCTCCGGGCCCACGTGGTGCCGGACAGCAGCGAGCGCGGCGACGACAAGCTGTATTTCTTCTTCCGCGAGAAGGCGCTGGAGGGCGCCGTGGGGCCCGGCGTGCTGGCCCGGGTCGGCCGGGTCTGTCTG AACGATGACGGTGGGCAGCGGGCCCTGGTCGGCAAGTGGACGACGTTCCTGAAGGCCCGGCTGGTTTGCTCCGTGGTGGGCGAGGACGGGGTGGAGACCTTCTTCGACGAGCTGc GAGATGTGTTCCTGCTGCCGACTCAGGACGAGAAGAACCCCCGGGTGTACGGGCTGTTCTCCACCCTGGG GTCGGTGTTCCGGGGCTCGGCCGTCTGCGTGTACCCCCTGAGTGCCATCCGCAATGCGTTCAACGGCCCCTTCGCCCACAAAGAGGGGCACGGCTACGAGTGGGTGCCCTACACGGGCCGcgtgccccacccccgccccggaGCC TGCCCGGGCGGGGCCTTCACCCCGGGGCTGGGCTCCACGCGCGAGTTCCCGGACGAGCTGGTGACATTCGTGCGCTCGCACCCGCTGATGTTCGACCCCGTGTACCCGGTGCCGCGCCGCCCCCTGCTGGTCCGCGCCGGCCTCCCCTACGGCTTCACCGCGCTGGCCGTCGACCTGGCGCAGGCGGCCGACGGGCGCTACGAGGTGCTCTTCCTCGGCACGG accgGGGCACGGTGCAGAAAGTGGTGGTGCTGCCCAAGGACCCAGGCGTCCTGGAGGAGCTGACgctggaggaggtggaggtgttCAAG GCCCCAGTCCCTGTGAAGACGCTCTGGATTTCCTCAAAGCGG CACCAGCTGTATGTCTCCTCGGACGTGGGGCTGGCCCAGCTGAGCCTCCATCGCTGTGGGGCCTACGGCCCGGCCTGCGCCGACTGCTGCCTGGCCCGGGACCCCCACTGCGCTTGGGACGGGCACCGCTGCGCCCGCTACAGCCCCGCCCCCGGCAG gcGTGTCCGGCGCCAGGACATCAAACACGGAGACCCCCTTCGCCAGTGCCGGGGCTTCAACGCCCAGG CCGAGCAGCGGCTGGAGGAGCAGGTGCAGttcggggtggaggggggcagcgTCTTCCTGGAGTgccggcccccctccccccgcgcccaGGTCCGGTGGCTGCTGCAGCTGGAGGGTGGCACCTGGCGCCCG ctgccccGGGAGCGGGTTCTCCTGCAGACGCCCCAGGGGGTCCTGCTGGGCCCGGTGACGCCGTCGGACGGGGGCCGGTACCAGTGCGTGGGCACCGAGAACAGCTACACGCGTCCCCTGCACCGCCTGCTGCTCCGGGTCCTGCCCCGCGGCCTGCTGgggggccccctgccccccgcctgccGGAGCCAGTGGGGCCGGCCCCGCCccggagccgggcaggggggccGCAACGGGACCCGGACCGGAGCCGCGGCCTTTGGACCCAGCCCGGGGGGCCCGGATCGGCGACGGGACCGGGCCGGAGCCAGCCGGCGCCCCCCACCCCGGAACTGA